In Desulfosporosinus youngiae DSM 17734, the genomic stretch AAAATCAATAGCACTCTTATGATCAGCGTCGACCGAGTATTCACGAATAGCATCTGACATTAACTTGGCCATTTGAATTCTTTCCAAGGTGTCATATCTATCAGCCATCCTATCAAAGATATCGGTATTCCCCATCTTTAATTCTCCCATCTGTTTTATAGTTGCTTTTTTATTTTGGCCATCTCCTTCAGCAACAGACACGAAAATGGAATTGCTCTAATGAAAAGGCTGCCATTGAGACTGCCGCACAAGGGGGGTAAAGCAGGTACGTCTCTTTATCGATATTGTAAATAATCCATAAACCGTTTGACAGCTAAGGATGCGGTTTTTTTATCCCGCAGAGCAAGACCGATCTGGCGATAAGCGGGTGTATCCAGTTCTTTTGCCACAATGCGATAAGGGACTCGCTTTAAGATAAGCTGCGGCAGTATGCTAATGCCCAGACCACTTTCTACCATAGACATAATGGCGTAATCGTCCCAAGTGGTGAAATGTACCTTTGGGGTTACATTGCAGCGCTCAAAAATCTCTGAGACTTCAGCCTTCGCACCCTTTTCCAGCAGCATAAACGGGTCGTTGCACAGGGCTGTAACCGGGAATCGTTCACAATTCGCCAAAAGATGGTTCTCCGGTAAAATGACCAGCAACTTATCCTGTTCTAAAAAAATGGTTTCTAAATCCGGGTGGGTAGGCAACCGCAGGAAACCGCAATCCACACGCCCCTCCAAAATCCAATCTTCAATTTCCGTATAATCGCCTAAAAGCAATTCATAGTCGATGTTTGGGTAAACCTTTTGAAATTCTTTGATGATGTTCGGCAGCCAGTGTGTTGCCACACTGGAGAAGGTGCCGATGCGAATCAGACCGGATTGCAGCCCGTTTAGTTCGTCTACTTGCATTTGCAGCTTCTGATATTCACTACAGACGCTTTGGGCGTAGGGCAGCAGCTTCAAACCATCGGAGGTCAGGCGCACCCCGGCACGTCCGCGTTCCAATAGAGATACTCTCCATTCCTTTTCCAAATCGTTAATCATGCGGCTGATGCCGGATTGTGAATAAGACAACGCTTCGGCGGCCTTTGTAAAACTGCCATACTCAACGGTTTTGATAAACGCCATATATTTTTGAATGTTCATATCCATACAGCGCCACCCTCTTAGTATCTGTTTTAATCATCTTATCTATGCTAAATATTCGTTTTTGTGATTGATGGAGATATGGTACACTATATTCACAAATAGTTCAAGAAAAAGAGTATGCTTATGAAATATACATATTTGAAGTACCTTCTTGCGCTGTTGCTATTTGGTTCCAACGGAATCGTAGCCAGCCACATTTCGCTTACCAGTTATGAAATCGTATTGCTGCGGACGCTGATTGGCAGTCTTTTGTTGATTGCGATTTTTATGCTGACGAGAGGAAAACTGACGTTTTGGCAACACAAGCGGCAATTCTTATTTCTGGCCATATCCGGCATAGCGATGGGCGCAAGTTGGGTATTTCTCTACGAAGCCTATCAACAAATCGGTGTCAGTATCGCATCTTTGGCTTACTACTGCGGACCGGTTATTGTAATGGTGCTTTCTCCGCTTCTGTTCCGTGAAAAATTGACCCCGCCGAAAGTGGCAGGATTTATAGTGGTCTTATGCGGGATATTTCTCGTCAATGGTCAGGCGTTTCAGGGGGACAAAACCGGATGGGGATTGTTCTGCGGGGGAATGTCTGCTGTAATGTATGCATTTATGGTAATTTTTAATAAGAAGGCTAAGAATATCACAGGCTTGGAAAACTCTATGCTTCAACTTTTCATCAGCTTTTTGACCGTTGCGACATTTGTTGGATTAAAGCAGGGGTTTGTATTAACGGTGGCGAGCAGGGATTGGGTGTCAATTTTGATTCTCGGTCTTCTCAACACAGGTATCGGCTGCTATTTCTATTTTTCTTCGATTGGTCATTTGCCGGTGCAGACAGTGGCAATCTGCGGCTACTTGGAACCGCTGTCGGCTGTTATCTTTTCTGTCCTGCTTTTGCAGGAGACGATGCAGGCTATTCAAATCCTTGGTGCTGTCCTGATTATCGGCGGAGCGGTATTGGGAGAATATGCAGCTCATAAGACTGTGCTGCGTAAATATTAAAATATCGCTTTTCTTAACCATATGAACCGTGGATATGTTGACGAGTCAGACAGCAGAATAAGCTGTCTGACTCTGTTTTTGCCCGGATCTTTTTCAGCCGAATTTAGTTTAAGCTCTCTATTCGTCGTTTCCTTAACTGCGTCTTTTCTCTTTCAATCCAATTCCAGCAGCGTCCTGACCGCCTCCCAGGTGGTCTCGGAAACCACCGCCGGGCCGCCAAAAACGCTGACCTCCCTGACGTTTCCTTTCGCTGATTTAAGCAATTGCTCCTGTTCAGCCGTCAAACCCCTGGGATTCTGGCCTTTTCCGGCCTCCCCCGTCAGGATCAGCCAGGCGTTAGTTTGAGCCGCTACTGCCGCGCCCGCCAGGGCATCGGCAAAGTCCTTGCCTGTGGCAGCATATACTTTCTCCGGATTGGGCTGCAGTGCTTGCAATACTTCTGCATTAGTGGCATAGCAGTCCGCTCCCCCATACCGTTGGGGGTCAGGCACCAGGGACTCCAGCCGGTTGGGGACCACCGCCGGCCCTCCAACCAGAATGGTCCGCGTGACCTTCAGTTCGGCCAAAGCCTTTGCTGTTTCTTCCGGCAGCCGATCCGCGGTACTATCCGCGTAGAGAATAGGCACTCCGTGATAGCCGGCCCAGGAAGAAATGGAAAGAGTATCTGGGAAGGTCGTTCTGTATTTGTCCCCATTGACCAGCACGGCCTGGCCGGTTTTACCTTCCAGCTTTCCGGCGATCACATAAGCCGTGTCATAGTGAGTCCGGCCATAAATCCGTTCCACTTCAAGGCCGTCGGCTTTCAGGGTATTCTCAACTTCCGGTTTCACAGCCCCTGGTCCACCGATAATGATAACTTTTTTTGCGCCCAGCTCTTTGATTTCATTCAGAACTTCTTCCGGGAGATTGCCGGGCGGAGTGAGAAGAAGGGGAGCATTGTACTGTTTGGCCAGCGGCACGGCCGGCAAGGCGTCCACAGAGCTATCCCCCCGGGTCAGAACAACGGTGTCCGCCCCTTTGCCGAAATAGGCTTTGCTGATCTTTATCGCCGTCTGGTAACGATCCTCGCCGAAGATGCGGGTGGACTGCCCTATTACGTTTTCACCTGTTAATCTCCCCTCGGTGAAGACATAGTCTGAGCAGCGGGACTGGCGAATTGTGACCGTCCCGTCCGTTCCCACCACCGCGGACTGAACGTATTCCAGCTGCCCGTTGGCTTCATTATAGTAATAGTAGTAAAGGGTTTGGCCCTCATAGGAAGTTCCCACATTAAAGGTGATGGCTGCTTCCGCAGGCAGGGGGCCACTGTGGTTATAGCTGACTACGAGGGTCAGGCTGCCCTCCGCCAGGTCCGCAATTGCGCCGTAATTAGGTCCGGCGTTCATCTGAAGTCCGAAATCGTACTCTGTCTGTCCGGGCACCGCCTGCATGGTTCCTTGGGCAAAGGTAATGGTATATTGATCGCCCTGGATGACCACCGCGCTCTCCTGGTTGGCCTTGATCAGGTTATTGGTTTGGGTCGGGGAAACTCTGGTGGCGTTGGGAGCCAGGTCAACCGTAACCTGGTCGCCCCCAGTCGCGATGGATGGATTGGGAACATATCCAGCCGAAGTATTATTTGTGCCGCTCGAACCGCCGTCATTTCCTCGGCCACCTCCGCCACCGGAAGCTGTTACCGCCAGATTATTGGTATAAGCGGTCCGTCCGTTGCAGCTTATCTCCACCGGCTGATTGTGGTGACCCGCCACCGAAAGTGCGGTCCCCTGAGCCGGATTAGCGGTAATATCCATGTAGCTGAAATCCTCATAGCCTACTTCTAAGGTTGACTCGTCGTTATAGGTCAGAGTCACCACCAGACCGCTTAAGTCCAAACTCTGCCCGGCAGTGTAGGTTAGATCGGCCGGTTGGGTTTTAACGGTTATGCCGGTTACCTGCCGGCCTGTCGATGCTGTCACCGTCAGGTTATCCGTGAAGGCCGTCTGTCCGTTGCAGCTTACCTCCACCGGCTGATTGTGGTGGCCCACCACCGACAGCACGGTCCCCTGGGCTGGATTGGCAGTGATATCCATGTAGCTGAAATCCTCATAGCCTACTTCTAAGGTTGACTCGTCATCATAGGTCAGGGTCACCACCAGGCCGCTTAAGTCCAGACTCTGCCCGGCGGTGTAGGTTAGATCAGTCGGTTGGGTTTTAACGGTTATGCCGGTTACCTGCAGGTCTGCCGGTTCTGTCACCGTCAGGTTATCCGTGTAGGCCGTCTGTCCGTTGCAGCTTACCTCCACCGGCTGATTGTGGTGGTCCGCCACCAACAGCACGGTCCCATGGGCCGGATTGGTGCTGATGTCCATGTAGCTGAAATCCTCATAGCCTACTTCTAAGGTTGACTCGTCGTCATAGGTCAGGGTCACCACCAGGCCGCTTAAGTCCAGACTCTGCCCGGAGGTATACTCCAGATCCGTTGGCTGAGTCTTCATGGCTATATCGATTACTGTCGAGGAAGCGATGCCATCCTCAAGTAAAGAAAAGTAGAAAATTTCCTCGCCGTCAATGCCTGTCTCTTCCATCCCGGCACCGGTAATCGTCGGCTCCGCCGCCAAGGCCGCTCCCGGCCACAGCGCCAGCAGCATGGCCAGAGCCAGAACAAGGGCAAGTCCCTTGCTTTTTCTTGAATAACTTATCACAATAATGCTCCTTTCTTTGTTCCTGTCTTCCTCCACTTATCCTATTTTTCGGCTTCTAATGCACCCAACGGCTTTCTGTACCTCCTCTGCCAAAGGAGAGGCATATTTTCCATGGGTTCAGTTAAAGCCCAGACCCACAGCTTACATATTTGACACTATGATTTTGGCAAGGGAGATCAATTGCACTTCATTGAGCAGCCACTTCCCCTCTTCATCCCTGGCCAAAACCTGGGTCATCACGCCGGTCCCGCCAGCATTATGGCGATCCTCACAGATTCCTTCCTTTTTAATTTCATTGTTTTCCCACCTCTAACAACTTAAAATTTGGCTTTCGAGAAATTTATTGTTGCGTTTTGATCGCGGTAAGGCTTAACTGCTCTTCTTCATGGTTATAGCCGAGCTGGATGTTGATACCCTGGCCGTTATCGGCCAGATAAATGCTGTTGATATCGTCGCTGTATGCCGCTTTGTCACCGGAAAAACCCGCAGCCCGGATCACGGCGAGATAATCTTCCACGTCATTCTCCCTCACCTCCTGGAGGATGATGTTGCAGGACTTATCATCATTGTAGACGTAAGCTACCCTTCCGCAGGCCATGGCGGGGATTTCCCTGCCCACCTTATCCGTGGGCCATTTATTTTCCCCAACGATCAATTGGCTGCCGTCTTTTCCCGTAACGCTCACTTTATCGCCTTCGATGTCCAATTTCGATCCGGTGGTATTTTCAAAGATCTTCTCGGCGGCCTTTTCCGTCGCCGCTTCCGCCGGGCTTTTGCAGCCGGCAAGGGAAGCGGCCAATGCAACGGTCAGGATAAAAATCAGCACTTTCTTCATATCTTTTTTCTCCTCTCCTTCCTGTTTCACCCGCTTTGCAGGTTCTTGTTTTGATCCGTTGCTTCTTTTCCCTTACTGCCCTTTCGTTCCGACACCATCTTACCCTACGGCTATGAAAAAAATATGAAATGAAACTATTAGGATGTTTATCGCTTACACCTTGATTCATGGTAAAATAAAGAAAATAAGATGGGTTAATAAGGTTGAAATAGCATAAATGCACTTATGAGAAAATGCATAAACGAGGTCGATGGCATGAATCATATTCCCGTGTTAAAGAGCAAGCTCATTATGCCGGATTTACCCGCAAACTTTTTGTTGACGGACCGGCTGGAAAAACTTTACGCCGCCATGGATTCCTCCAGGGTAGTCAGTGTCTGCGCGCCTGCCGGGTACGGGAAAACAACCCTGGCCGTCTCGTATTTCAGCCGGCGGGCTGCCCTGCCTTTCAGGATATGCTGGTACCGTTTGGACCCGGAGGACAGGAATCTCCCGGTGTTCATCGCCCACCTTGCGGAAGCGGTATTCCCCTCGGACGCCGCCTTGTTTTCCGAATCCCGGAAAGCCCTGAAGGAATATGCCGATGTGGAATTGCAGCCCCAGCATGCCATCGCCATGATCTGCCAGGAAATGTGGTCTCATCACAGCCATTCCAAGACCCGAACCTATTTGGTGCTGGACGATTTTCAAAACGTGACCCAAACCCCGGAACTATGCGATGTCGCAGCCTTTATGCTGGATAACCTTCCTCCCTCCTGTACCATGTTCATCTTAAACCGGACAAATTTTAAAGTCTTTACCGAAAAGCAAAGACTGGAGCAAGAGATACTGGAGATCGACGCCGAAGACTTGGCTTTCAGTCCGTCTGAAATCAACGATTATATGTTTCACATGAAACAGCCCGTTTTAGATCAGAAAACAGCCGATTTTATCCGCAAAAAGACCGAAGGCTGGATAGCAGGCGTCATCATTTTATGCCAGGCTATCCAAAACAAGGGCTCCGATATCGCCGCTTTTGAGGGGAGCGGGCTGGTGCACGAAGAGACGCTGTTCCGGTATTTGTCTCTGGAAGTGTTTAAATCAGTCGAAGCCGCTACTCAGGATGCTCTAGCCCGGCTGGCACTGCTCCAGGATTTTTCCGAACTGGAAGCGTTGGAACTATTCGGGATCGTCGATATACAGGAACTGATGGCCCAAAGCATGGGGTTCGGCATCTTCATCCAGAGGATTCACGGGGATCCCGTCGTTTACCGTTTCCATTCTTTATTCCGGGAATTTCTGCTCTATATTCTGAAACGCCGCTGCTCCGGTGAGCAGGTTGCCGGGCTTCGCCTGAAAACCGCCGCCTGGTATATCAGGCAGGAAGCCTACGGTCGTGCCGCCGAACACCTGGCCAAATGCGAAAATGCTGTTTTGGCCAGGGATATGGTGACCCAAGTGGGTTTTAATAAGTTTTTAATCGGCGAGACCGGGCAATTGAAGATCTGGCTGGATTTGCTCCCGGAGGATATGATCAGGGACAATCCGGTTCTCCTCATGTATAAAGCGCAGCTCTTGCCCAACAACAGGCAAGGGGAAATGGTGGAACCCCTCAAAAGGCTGCTGCAGCTGTCCCTGCAGGATAACCAGCCTGAGATGTATTTTAATGTGTCAACGGTTCTCATCTATATCCTAACCTGCAGCAACGATATGAAGGGATTGCAGGAAATGACCACAGGCCTTTCCTGGCGGCTGGAAAACCCTTCGCCGGAATTGAACAACACCCTGGCTATCCTTGATATGGTGCAATCCATGGCAAAAGAACGATTTCCTGCAGCGGCGGCCCAAAGCGAAAGCATCTTGTATGACCTTCTGCCGGAAGACAGCCAATGGCTGTATTTAATCCTCTCCTCCATCATTTATCACTGTCTCGGCAAGCTTGACCAGGCGGAGCGCTGCATGGAAACTGCGCTGGCCTTGCATCACTTCAAAAAGGTTGAGCCCGCCAGAGGATTTATCCTGCTTTTTCTGTCCATCGCCTTATCCCTCAAAAATGAAAAGGATCGTCTGCCTTCACACCTATCCGAAGTCATCGCCATCGGCGAGAAATACGATTATGACTACCTGTCGGCTAACGGGAGGCGCTTGGCCGCCTTTGAACGGTACTTATCCTTTGATAGGGAAACCTGTATCGAGATGCTGGATTACGCCGTTTTTCACTACCGCCGGATGAACAATAAAGTCATGGCCGCAGCCTGCAGGCTCCTCCGGAGCCTTTGGTCCATCCGGCCGGGCGGTGCCGGCCCGGATCTCGGGGAAGCCCGCCGGGACATGGCCGTGATCAGGAAAGCCAGGCCCGGTATGATGGTCTGCGAGACATCGCTCTGCATCCTCGGAGCCATTGCCGGAAGGTCGGGGGATTTTCAGCTGGCAGAGCGCAGCCTGCTCTCAGCCGTCCGTTCGGCCAAAGCGAAAAAAGCCTATCAGGTGCTCTGCGGCTCTTTTTTCCACCTTGCCGGGCTGTACTTCGGAAACGGGGACAAGGAAAAGGGACATGGTTATCTGAAGCAGGCTATGGAACTGGCCGCAAAGAACAGGTATTTTATGTTCTGGGATATCCATATCCCCACCCTCACCGAAATGACCCTGCGCTGCCTGCGCTACGGCTATGGCACCGGCTTTGCCGAGGAACTGTTGGGGAGGTTCTACGACGGCTCTACGGTCAAGTACCTGGCAGAAAAAATAAAAATCATTGACGAAAGCCGGATTACGGCCTTTGTCAATGATTTTGTATCCCAATACAAGCCCGATCAGAAGGAAGGTCTTTATCTTGTCAAAGCTGCCCTTTTCGGCAAACCGGAAATTGCGGTAAACGGCGTCAAGATCCCGGACTCCGAATGGAAGACCAAAAAAGTAAAGGGCTTGCTGGAATACCTGCTCTTACACAGCGGCAAGACGGTATCGAAGGAGACCCTGCTGGATATCTTCTGGCCCGAGTCGGACGGCAAATCCGCCATGGTATCCCTGCGCACAGCCTTGTATCAGCTCAGAAAAACCCTGGCCAAATACAACGTAAGGGTTTCCGGAAATAATGCCTTTATCCATGAAACCCTTACGGGCTTGCAAATTATAAATAACGATATCCTGGAGCTGGATATTGTCGAGTTTCTGCGCCTGAACCGGGAGCTGACCGGCCCGGCAAAAAACAACCCGGATGAAACCTGCAAAAGGTTGGAACTATTGCAGCAAATGGTCTCTCTCTACCGAGGCGAGCTGCTGGAGGGCAGTGATTACGGGGATTTGGTATTTCTGGAGCGGGAAAGGTGCAAGGTAATCTTTGAAGATGCCTGTCTGAAACTTGGCCTGATCTATATCCAAGAGGGAGAGCTGAGCCATGCCGAAGAAATTCTCAGACTCGCCCTGGCCCTGGAACCGTATAACGAAACTATCTGTCTGGAATTGTTGAGGCTGTTTATGTCCCAGGGGATGCGAAGTAAAGCGGTCAATCTTTATTATCGGTTCAAAAAGCGTTTTGAACAGGAGCTTGGCATTAAAATTGACGAGAGATTGACGGAGGTGATAACTACAATCTTGCCGCTGTTATAGTTTTTCCCTTCATTGTTGTGGGTGTGAATCACTTATTGATGCATACTATAGTTAGAGGTACAAAAAACTTCCTATTATAAATCATGATTCATGGATTACATGTACAGTTATTTAATGAAATAAGAAAGTGGGAATGTGTAATGAGTGACGATCAGAAATGCCCTATCTGCCCGAAATGCGAGCAGGAGTACGATAATGCAAATTCTAGAGAAGAAATTAATGTCTGTCCAAATTGCGAAACGATGGAAATCCTAAAAATTT encodes the following:
- a CDS encoding LysR family transcriptional regulator; this translates as MDMNIQKYMAFIKTVEYGSFTKAAEALSYSQSGISRMINDLEKEWRVSLLERGRAGVRLTSDGLKLLPYAQSVCSEYQKLQMQVDELNGLQSGLIRIGTFSSVATHWLPNIIKEFQKVYPNIDYELLLGDYTEIEDWILEGRVDCGFLRLPTHPDLETIFLEQDKLLVILPENHLLANCERFPVTALCNDPFMLLEKGAKAEVSEIFERCNVTPKVHFTTWDDYAIMSMVESGLGISILPQLILKRVPYRIVAKELDTPAYRQIGLALRDKKTASLAVKRFMDYLQYR
- a CDS encoding cell wall-binding repeat-containing protein, which encodes MISYSRKSKGLALVLALAMLLALWPGAALAAEPTITGAGMEETGIDGEEIFYFSLLEDGIASSTVIDIAMKTQPTDLEYTSGQSLDLSGLVVTLTYDDESTLEVGYEDFSYMDISTNPAHGTVLLVADHHNQPVEVSCNGQTAYTDNLTVTEPADLQVTGITVKTQPTDLTYTAGQSLDLSGLVVTLTYDDESTLEVGYEDFSYMDITANPAQGTVLSVVGHHNQPVEVSCNGQTAFTDNLTVTASTGRQVTGITVKTQPADLTYTAGQSLDLSGLVVTLTYNDESTLEVGYEDFSYMDITANPAQGTALSVAGHHNQPVEISCNGRTAYTNNLAVTASGGGGGRGNDGGSSGTNNTSAGYVPNPSIATGGDQVTVDLAPNATRVSPTQTNNLIKANQESAVVIQGDQYTITFAQGTMQAVPGQTEYDFGLQMNAGPNYGAIADLAEGSLTLVVSYNHSGPLPAEAAITFNVGTSYEGQTLYYYYYNEANGQLEYVQSAVVGTDGTVTIRQSRCSDYVFTEGRLTGENVIGQSTRIFGEDRYQTAIKISKAYFGKGADTVVLTRGDSSVDALPAVPLAKQYNAPLLLTPPGNLPEEVLNEIKELGAKKVIIIGGPGAVKPEVENTLKADGLEVERIYGRTHYDTAYVIAGKLEGKTGQAVLVNGDKYRTTFPDTLSISSWAGYHGVPILYADSTADRLPEETAKALAELKVTRTILVGGPAVVPNRLESLVPDPQRYGGADCYATNAEVLQALQPNPEKVYAATGKDFADALAGAAVAAQTNAWLILTGEAGKGQNPRGLTAEQEQLLKSAKGNVREVSVFGGPAVVSETTWEAVRTLLELD
- a CDS encoding DMT family transporter, whose protein sequence is MKYTYLKYLLALLLFGSNGIVASHISLTSYEIVLLRTLIGSLLLIAIFMLTRGKLTFWQHKRQFLFLAISGIAMGASWVFLYEAYQQIGVSIASLAYYCGPVIVMVLSPLLFREKLTPPKVAGFIVVLCGIFLVNGQAFQGDKTGWGLFCGGMSAVMYAFMVIFNKKAKNITGLENSMLQLFISFLTVATFVGLKQGFVLTVASRDWVSILILGLLNTGIGCYFYFSSIGHLPVQTVAICGYLEPLSAVIFSVLLLQETMQAIQILGAVLIIGGAVLGEYAAHKTVLRKY
- a CDS encoding BTAD domain-containing putative transcriptional regulator — protein: MNHIPVLKSKLIMPDLPANFLLTDRLEKLYAAMDSSRVVSVCAPAGYGKTTLAVSYFSRRAALPFRICWYRLDPEDRNLPVFIAHLAEAVFPSDAALFSESRKALKEYADVELQPQHAIAMICQEMWSHHSHSKTRTYLVLDDFQNVTQTPELCDVAAFMLDNLPPSCTMFILNRTNFKVFTEKQRLEQEILEIDAEDLAFSPSEINDYMFHMKQPVLDQKTADFIRKKTEGWIAGVIILCQAIQNKGSDIAAFEGSGLVHEETLFRYLSLEVFKSVEAATQDALARLALLQDFSELEALELFGIVDIQELMAQSMGFGIFIQRIHGDPVVYRFHSLFREFLLYILKRRCSGEQVAGLRLKTAAWYIRQEAYGRAAEHLAKCENAVLARDMVTQVGFNKFLIGETGQLKIWLDLLPEDMIRDNPVLLMYKAQLLPNNRQGEMVEPLKRLLQLSLQDNQPEMYFNVSTVLIYILTCSNDMKGLQEMTTGLSWRLENPSPELNNTLAILDMVQSMAKERFPAAAAQSESILYDLLPEDSQWLYLILSSIIYHCLGKLDQAERCMETALALHHFKKVEPARGFILLFLSIALSLKNEKDRLPSHLSEVIAIGEKYDYDYLSANGRRLAAFERYLSFDRETCIEMLDYAVFHYRRMNNKVMAAACRLLRSLWSIRPGGAGPDLGEARRDMAVIRKARPGMMVCETSLCILGAIAGRSGDFQLAERSLLSAVRSAKAKKAYQVLCGSFFHLAGLYFGNGDKEKGHGYLKQAMELAAKNRYFMFWDIHIPTLTEMTLRCLRYGYGTGFAEELLGRFYDGSTVKYLAEKIKIIDESRITAFVNDFVSQYKPDQKEGLYLVKAALFGKPEIAVNGVKIPDSEWKTKKVKGLLEYLLLHSGKTVSKETLLDIFWPESDGKSAMVSLRTALYQLRKTLAKYNVRVSGNNAFIHETLTGLQIINNDILELDIVEFLRLNRELTGPAKNNPDETCKRLELLQQMVSLYRGELLEGSDYGDLVFLERERCKVIFEDACLKLGLIYIQEGELSHAEEILRLALALEPYNETICLELLRLFMSQGMRSKAVNLYYRFKKRFEQELGIKIDERLTEVITTILPLL
- a CDS encoding DUF6591 domain-containing protein; its protein translation is MKKVLIFILTVALAASLAGCKSPAEAATEKAAEKIFENTTGSKLDIEGDKVSVTGKDGSQLIVGENKWPTDKVGREIPAMACGRVAYVYNDDKSCNIILQEVRENDVEDYLAVIRAAGFSGDKAAYSDDINSIYLADNGQGINIQLGYNHEEEQLSLTAIKTQQ